Below is a genomic region from Argiope bruennichi chromosome 3, qqArgBrue1.1, whole genome shotgun sequence.
acagtcAGCTGTAACTGTTCTTTTATTGTTGTTTACGATCAACCATAAGTCATGGATAGTATCCCCAAGATCCCAATAGTTGGTGCGAGTTCAGCAAATATTGCACAATGGAAAAAACTTACCAGAAAAATTAGCTGGATTCTcagatgcaatttaaaaaaataaaaccagttGATTGTGaactttgaaacaaaaacaaCTATTAAAAGTGTTTACATGAATAACACAGAATAACAGCAAGTCATTCAACTGTGCTCTATGGCCTGTTTTGACTGAAAAGGCTTCCGTTTATCTCCAAATACTGTTATTAGATAAGATAGCAATTTTGTTATTCGTTTCAGGTTATATGAGGATAAtacctgaatttaaataattcaatataaaacgGAActctaaatgataaaaatttcttaaaagattagCATTAAGAGAATTAAGAATTAAGGGTGGCACAAGTGTAACCGAAAGCAAAATTATccccaaaatttttttaactaacagttttttaattaattaaacatgtaATCAAGGATGGCTTGAGATACGtacaaatatgataaattttaaggaattaagatatatatatatatatatatatatatatatatatatatatatatatatatatatatatatatatatatatatgaaatgatattttaaactcttaatttcaatttaattaatttccaagcttttatcttaatttagcccatagtaagttcattctcatattttgtgatccaattccactttctctacttaattcattcaagagaagctttataaaattgctgaatcggctaaaagttGACACTTTCGCACGCTCGGCGttaaggggtaaaaaatgtccagcaagtacattctttcttaaaagatccctgtgtttcccttacatgtgattgacatgcatcagaaatctctatcagaatcttaataatatattaacactgtaaagaaatattttccctatcaaaatcataggttatataagaccagggataaaatgttcaagagcttttccctcattccttttctgtgtcgctctgtgCGCTCATCGcgtgtacatatgcctgctttttcaaaatgaaataaaacgacgtcacgaaattaaaagtatcttcactgtcttcaaactgcatcatgcttctcaacaaataatgttacatatatatatatatatatatatatatatatatatatatatatatatatatatatatatatatatatatatatatatatatatatatatatatatatatatatatatatatatatatatatattgtgtaatattaaaatctttctttgccttttcttaaaaactgcaatttttattatttatttatttatagattatggAAATAATGACATTTCCCAAAGGATTTTTaggatattgaaataatttttctcacaatattttagagcaattttcatttgcaaattgaTATTTTATCTGTAAATTCATGTTGCGTGTACAAACTTTTGCATATCTCAATAAGTTTAAAAGATACTGCAAGTATTTTGCTTCACAATACGggcatatgtataaaaaatacattgttgAAACGAAAAATGAgatacattaattataatttattaaattaatgttatcgtcactcttgattttttttttgccatatatgGCCAAattttaggggaaaaaattaaaaaaaaaaacaataaaagtattaaaaacggTATTTTAATCCACAATTTTTTACGTCAATTGGATTGAAAACATAAGCGTTTCgtgaacatttcatttttttaaaagcaatcttAAGAGACATAACTAGGGCATATAATTTAAGCCAAAAAGAGTTCAGTTTTgtaacttttcatatttaaaaatgaataagaaaacatGTTTAGTTTTATGAGAATTTAATTTCGGAATTTcgactaggaaaaaaaaaaatggcaaatctGAGAATTAAAATACGACAGaagtaaaaatttctgaaaataaaaaatatccattatcgTTTTTCCccaccttaaatttttttaatgttttttctatgATTGATTTAAAGCTGAATCGGATggctagatatttttttaaatggaattacaaATTGTTAAGAAAGAATAACAGCAATCTTCAATATCACTGTTGGGTaggaaaagaacattttttaaaagattagaatAACGAAAAAACATCCgtcataatattttaacaatatgtcTTACTTAATTTATGGGTTTTAGGATCACGTTGACGTAAAATCGAATTCGACTTCCTTTCGTTCATAGTCAGATCAATATCCACTTAATCGAAACCGTATGTCAAAAGATTAGTTATCACCGTGCACTCAACAATTATCGATTTAcaacataattattcttttcaactGCGTGACGAATTTCCGTTTTTAAATTGCTCTCAAGTGTCTCCATCTGGACAAATTCTATTCTTTCGCAATTCGCCACCCCTCTTTAAGGGTAGAAAAACTTCAAAGAGGGTAAAATGAAGCATCCTAATCCTTCGGGGAAAACTATGCTGACAGTTACATTTTCTAAGGTAAGTGCCTTTTTCATGCCCTATTTTTCTTCAAGTATCAAGAtgtttttacaattaataaataatatagataatggTAAAGTAAACGCGAAAATTAGCAGTTTTTAAAAGCATCAGTCATATATTCCATTACTAGGAAAGggaatatacattttttgataGCTGCTTAAtacaactgataaaaaaaaaatgctactctAAACTGTCAATAACAGTAAcagattttcttataaataaaatatgaagaaattgtACCGAGTTTGCGAATAGAAAGAACTCTTTTTCAACTGACTAAAGAAACAAATGTCCGTAGGTGACATGTAGGgggatttcataaaaaatatgttgtaaaaGTGTATATACAATACATGTatcaattttcattctttcaagtAATGCCGtgatacttttcaaaatatttgtagctTTGTCTTCATGAATTTTCGCTCTTTGACAGTCACTGGAATGTAGAAACGGGATTTTTTCTGTAAACACTGGAACTTTCTTTTGATAGCATGTTGAGTTGATTTTAACATCTCCTCTCcacttttcttatatttaatttcgcATCGTAGAAAACCCCTGTGACAATCATAAACCCTTTACTGAAGCTATCTTTGGATTGACAGAACCAGTTTTGTACATACTCCGCTTTTAATAGTAAATAGACCTACTTTCGTTGCTATAATTTAAGTAAACTTATTCTTCATCAAGGGCCATAACTTATTTCTATTTATGGACAGTTAAATACTTTTCATACAGGGTTATACAAACTTTTCGGCGTTCAGACGCGTATCTTGGGAAAAGCTGGAAAACATCTTGTTTTTTAgcttttctgatatttaaatctTGGTTTATTGCTTTATAAATCACTAGAGGGCTTCGTCCTCTGCTCGCTTTCTTTCCGATCATGCATGTCTTCTCATTCGGTCTATTTTCGCCTCTTTCTTGATCTGATATGTCTGGatgtccaatttttatttaataatcattgcCAGGTTAGCACTTGTATAGTTTAGGTATTCAGACGATTGTCAgctgagagaaaaaaatattctgttactcgaaaaaggtaaacaaaccgGAAAGCAATTCATGAGTATTGCCACAAATTGcacatttaaaagtagaattaacgaataatattgttttaaactcatttgctgttaatttgatgttaatcaaagctttacttttcctttCACCATTTCACTGTCAcgtgcaatataaatatttactaagaattaataataattttcattaaatatttaaaaaaatactgacaaaACAAACCTAGAATATCATGGTCAGGTTACTTGCTtgcttgaataaaatgaaatatttacataaaaatcgttcatagtataataataagaaatattgatggaatattttgaaaaagttttttttagttaccattccaaaatttctaaagttttaaaattttgtcgaaATAATGAAGATACAATACATTTgaagtaatatttacaaaataaataaataaaggatcgTTTAAGGTATAAAAATACGATAGTTTCTCTTACACGTGTTtaactaatcaaattttgaataacgaAATAAGAGTGTGCTTCACCTTGGAAAAACATACTGTCATCGTGatggcaacatgttgataaaaactcattttaatcgTGCTTGCGAAATATGATCCcgctgattaaattttatttttatgaaatactagccgccttcggTGACCCGCAgcttcgccaatcttaatgttcgttaaaattttaacaatgaaatattttttgcaattcctactttaagagcttcttcatcaaaatattttaaaacttcaaattttggtagtcatataattcactcataatattattaaggccttcagtcataatgtaatatgtatctctctaattttcttttagctcccgtagaatttatactttaaattaaagtgaaaaggattaatctgcaattaatataataatattttttactgaaacaaagcattttttttaataatatgattactgataatagagtcactgagcatttaaactttatgggcactaaaaaatatctttcttaatttatgtaatacctcaagaatttgtcaacaaaattttctcagattcatcatgagcagatcgattaatgaacaatgtttaattttaaatgcatcaaacactaagaaaataaaacaaatcgtttaaaattatcagttgaaaaaaggttaaaaaaaactacttaaaaaacgatgtacttaaaactataagtatatgcaaaatatatataactaacataaatacaatttaattacaaaagcatgcaactaaccaaaaaataatttaaatcaagtcctcatccgttgtcaacaatcagaacacaatgcgcatgcgtgaattttcaacgccagttacggtaacgcaaatgcgtgaatttttctacgccagttggggtaacgctatgcaaattacaaaatttttaatttccgttattgtgttttattttaattcaaaagtacttcagaaggaatctgaaagattaattaacaatgttgattttaaatgcatcaaacattaagaaaataaacagaatcgtttgaaataatcggccgaaaaatcttaagcctaacctcattagcgtgggaaaaaaaactgaattcttactcatttggcggtggggaaaatgaagatttttttgcgggtaagtttgtttttaattaataattaaaattctaattaaaaattcaaaaaagaaaccccaagtgcacattttcgacttccaaggtatacatgtaccaaatttggtagctgtaggtctaacggtctggcctgtagagcgccaacattcacacattgagctttatataagtaatagatagaaaatatgcttaaaatatttctttaaaaaattgactgaaaagaaaaataattaaataacgtCTGTAAatgcttacaaaataaaaaattaaaatgaaatatacgatcgcaaatttcaagttattatgtgaaaacattattaattttaagtctttatttgtcttaattaatttaagactttaaccagtttaaaccggtttgaaacaatcaagatacttctctatcggtctctatccctctctctcactctctctctctatatctataatgataaatttttttaactttcattttcaatttttctagctggcaaacaaagttttggatctcgaccgattttgagatgaaataacagctatgatgtcatagttctgcgtcaattttttaaaaacgtatctgctgtcaaagaagcatacgtaatgataaagcaatactggtaaaagcaggtcaaccttttcaAAACGcgtctgctttcaaagaagcatacataataataatgcaatactggtaaaagtgAGTAataaatatatgcgattaaaagatgacgatgaaaattgacatttatgctttattcattacctacgcgatttcaagcttcaatattcattgcttacgcgatttcgagcttcaactcccccccctaaccaaaacaacatcatgtcctCACATGATACTAAATTTTTACGGAGAAGTAataagtatcattgaaaagacaattttttgaatttgaaaatgacGTGAAAATCATTTCTGAGCTGTAATATCTTCGCAAGTTATTGCGGAGAAACTCCaacatttctcttaatttttaattaaataaaattctaattaatttttttaaaaaatcgcttcgtggtggacatttttattttagaaagttatgaATGCCGGGCTTGGTGGTTCTAGATCAAACTGTCAAGCCTGAAAAGAATTACCACAATAGACACACCcatccatctttattataagtaaagattaatttatgatcatttttaatGAACAGCTTCTACAGTTTATTTAtgtcaatttataaatacttaaaaataatttatctattatttacaGGAGTGAATACAGCCACtgccatattatttaaattttcaagagaAAGTGCAGATACTCTACTTAGAGGAATCATGCAGCCTAtaagtaatcaaatatttttttctactcatttatatttaggaaataaataacTGCATGTGTGTTTATGCACGTCTATTAAATTTGCCACCATTAATGAATATTGTGGTATTTTTTTTACGAAGAAATAAGACGCGAAATTTTCCAAACCAAATCTCAAAATTCCTGTTTGGTTgtcgaaaatttcttttttctttaatttgtttgtttagGTAGATGCAGATATCCTATTTATATAAACAATGTCTTTTGGATGATATCGAATCTTAAACCCATAACCCTCCAGATTCAAAGccgaaattttatcataaaaccaCGCACTTTCAAATAtctatcaaaaacaaaaatatatacagattGCGATATTTTTATGTAACAGTAAGATGTCGATACGTATTATCTGAGATATGGCAGATATCAAAACGTTTTATTACGAAGTTGTCCGCTGTGATGAGACATATTATTCACtcgatttgaataattttttaacaccATTATTTGAGGTGGGACTATAGGAAAGAGAAAGCTGCAATCCCCCAACAATTCCTTTACATTTCAGCTGAAAAATCAATCAACAAACTTGTCTTAGAATTTCATCTTTCTTTCGTCCCTTATCGGTCCAAAGCATATCaagtttattctaattattacatTCACAAGATACTGTGCCTTATAGTAAAAACGCGTACGTCTATGTTAACTAAATCTTTTTTCTGATCAtgatgtcgtcctcatcatcagACACGAACTAGAATGCTGAGGCTATTTCTTTGGCGACAGTTTAAAGTCAATTTTCCAAGAACGTTAAcactgaaactttttaaaagcaaGTGGCATGAAATGAACTCTTCCATACGGAGAAGTCCATTATTTCTCCttatttgaagtaataaatttatcagaGTGTTTCTTTAATCGCCTGAGATTTTCCTCATCGTCGAACTAACTGCAGATGAGTCCCTTACTGCTTCAAAGAAGGCCGCTTCAGTTTagctcagttatattaacatctcatTTGGAAGTTTCTCGAGAACTATTTTATCacgaacctcgtaatttggaaTCTTGATTAGATGATCAGGATGACACCTAAACCGGCATTCCTCTCTCAAACTTTCCTACCACTTTAATGGGAGGACATTTGACCAGCGACttcagatttaacgtgcaccagacccgcatATATGcatatcatttgtaaaattggGTCACGCACCTGAAATTTTTCGGCCTCGAAACCCAGACTTTACTACGAGGCCACCTAGGACTAAAGCAGCAGTGGGGGTTGAGCAGACTCATTCACTAGGATCATCTATCCCATGACTGCGCTGATTATTATATTCGTGAGTGAACCCGTGAATCCCCCCCCGAAACAAATCTAATAACAGACTAGCTTACATTTAGTTATctgaaaatcattcatttcaacaactgatatctaattattaaatcattaaaaacactCTGAAATTCGCCCATGTATAttctaatgatattaaaatattaaaaaaccacTGAAAGTCTCATATGTATATTCTAATCATAATCTATTGTATATTCTACGTACATGTATATTCTAATTAAAGTGTGCAACGATATGCGCTATaagtttctttgaaatattcctttcaaaaatgtattattgtttAAAGAACTTCTTTTCTATTCAGATATCATTGACTACCCTACCCACTCGGTTGTGATCACCCCTCCAGTAATGCTGAGTAACCAACCCATGCGAGTCACCTGTGGCAACTGCCAGAGGACAGTGCTGACAACTACAGTGAGAGAAAATGGCGCATGCGCGTACATTTCCACTCTCTTTGTATGCTTTTTGTGGTAAAGCAAGCtttctttatgtttatataaatttaataaaatttctcaagTAGGCTTTCCTTGTTGctccattttttacaaaaataaaatactttgtaaatattaatttcatttttctaagaaGAGGAAACTTAAACTACTCGTTCGTCTTCGAAATTGTGCGGCATAACAACTAAgatgcatacaaaaatacaagttttatttCTCAAGAGAAAGTCCAGAGTTAAAAACTGAATgttaaggtgggtttacactcagccagttataaaACATCCAGCTAAGACCACATATGCCCAGAAACTGTACAGTAGCAAGTACTTACCACGTCGAGATAAGAACTTGCTATTGTCCGTTCTCTCAGCGCATGCGCAATcttctttctgcgcatgcgtgacttATTGGAATTTTATAACTGGGATGAGTGTAAACCCACTATTTCTCTAACTGCTATATTCTATATTATACAAGAAAGAtgcaatttactttaaaaataactgttgTAGAAAATGAATAAGGACGCTTAGAAAGGTATTGgttccacttttttttaatactgtggCAACTAAAGTAAACAAAGACTAGAAAATAACGAAAAGAGAAGCGTTAAAGTGTCTCacgttttttcttaaaatgaagacTCATGATTCCGTGATCGCTAAGACTTCAGATTGCGTATTGCAGTCAGTGTTCCTAATTACTCCATTTTCAAACACCCTTCCTACCttgtataaaaatgattctaACACCAATTAACTAAACTGATATTTCATGGATATGTAACTCATTTATTATACTTTGAAGAATATATTACCTGTAACGTTTCATAGTTATCCTTATCTTTCTATCATAAACTGTTTAAGTCAGACAATATGTTAAATactagaaatcaaaaatttttctatcgattttctttctttacaacttcaaataatatatcatattttttttctttgtatcttATATAATGCTTAGTTTGTTCGTTGAtaggtttcattttaatgttGAACTCTTTAACAATTCTATAAACAGAAAATCCAAGCAGATGAAAAATGGTTATGTGAATTATTGGTTAAGATATCTACATTGatctttagaatatatttaaagtatttcttgattaaaaaaacgtttttcgaTAATGCTATTTGAAACTTTCTGCTCTTGCAGCTTTCCTTGTTTCTGGATTCCTTTGTGCTTGGACTCATGTAAAGATGTTCACCATTCCTGTCCAGGTTGTGGAGCTAGACTCGGAacatacaaaaaattatgaagatgacaaattttattgcaaaactgtataaaacatttttcagataacaaaaaataaaaatattttattttgctttattcagcagtttgtttctttatttaccgtagtttttaattattttcaataaatgtttgagATTTCAGGAAGAGTGTAAATTCTTCCACAAAGCAGACTCCATAACTTGGGATATATCAGGCGTTGAGAATCAGAGTTGAGTAACAGTTTTCAATAAACTGATCTGGGGAAACAATTTGAAAGagaattatttgacaaaatttcTATCTGGTAAAGGGCAGATAAAACTCTTTTAATTCACACTGGTTCTGAAAGAAATGGCGTTTTTTATTCCATATGATGACTaacttaatttaaagaaaacgatTGATTGATCCATTCTGATTCTCAATATCTCACTCACTATACAGCATTCATAAATACATTCGTTAAACCTCTGCAGTTCTTAGAACATATTCTATTTAGAGCGAGGAACAGAGCCTGACTAAGGTAAGGGTAACAGTTGCGCCGTGACCCCATATAGGGTGGGGCAAAtcgaatagaaaatttattttacgtttcctttattaatgaacttttttaaaaacaaaatatcagcACAGCTTAAAATCCGTCAGTTTCATGTTAGTTTCTCCATTGATCTATCAtatgaacacaaaaaaaaaatctatatttcgtaaatccCTGGTTTTCTAGGGCggaattcagttaaattttcgCAATTGCGATGGACAAATTTGACCAATCAAAAGCCTGTAGTTTTGCATACCTCAAAATGCGATGTCTTTACAAAAATACGGACTTCTCATTGGCTTGTTTGAGCCTAAGagagtttttagttttaaatttaaaaagcattttgaattaatttacgAAAATACCATAGACAAGTTATATGCACTTCTATGCGCGGCtcttcattactgaagtagtgaAGCAGAGTGGGGAGGGGCTAAGAAGTTTTTGCCCCAATTAGGCTAAATCGGGCCCTGGCGAGGAAATAAGCTTTTGACCATTAGAACATTAATCAGTTCTATTTACGACAATGATAGATTGACGAAAGAAagtgtgagggcgctgcggatgattagaaccagaaaacgaactgaagggaagagtgtgGAGAAGGAGTACGGCGGGAGAGACGGGGCCGAGAGAAGTTGGTTGGATGTTCGAAATTTCTATGATgttaacgtactaaattttgtaatagtgttcttgtgtgttatgtttcgtcctacgtcatttaaatgttgtcaaaaaatttaaatatggtgtcatgccaattattttcgtttacatttatttactaaaagggcagtctttgccttattaatttttctgatgagaaataagaattaaaaaagctcggcagcgccgacatctTGGTGGCAGCGAACGGGATCAGGATTAATGAAGGTgtctattatcttttcttttaatccagAAGGAAATCGAGGTAACCCACCGAATCCAGGTATGTGATGAGGGAAATTACGGCAGTAGCTAAAGGAACTCGGGTAAGCTAAATGTTTACTGATTTGGTGCGCATGTAAAGATAtagttttgttccgtcaggaatataatttgttgtatcacgccagtgattttgttccgtcaggaatataagttgttgtatcacgtcagtgatttt
It encodes:
- the LOC129962773 gene encoding lipopolysaccharide-induced tumor necrosis factor-alpha factor homolog yields the protein MQPINIIDYPTHSVVITPPVMLSNQPMRVTCGNCQRTVLTTTVRENGACAYISTLFVCFLCFPCFWIPLCLDSCKDVHHSCPGCGARLGTYKKL